One region of Zootoca vivipara chromosome 7, rZooViv1.1, whole genome shotgun sequence genomic DNA includes:
- the C7H1orf116 gene encoding specifically androgen-regulated gene protein: MPKKDLWLGTADPEPRAIVHSAGSCDSMISNDSSLSEKSDSGYDYLSVAEKECLMFLEETLDSLDTEGDSGVSTDEAETAESSKHPRTWPMRDVPKELDHENLGKRNKIEPKSKKCLSGSVPVVTPNPGHHVFPRNISVKSAPKVSLAEATGPNVADSLKCQTSWGSLKHEPADISNDKPKMSTQLRPSNLESIVIPPPEPFQDQRRSHPRMGQELSGTSHYESRRNVDVVEGYEAAATQAELSLDKMGVAIGKEAILKPLSPKSSKKISEQITVAPENYQKPTLEEPALDPNFKQGPPTAPKPRKLPPNIILKTSKGNAVSLNVDPSHKIKVLAPSNGRPRAATGDFSMEKVHSIQNEQGRARREALKKLGLPLDQEKDPDDHVIKTTSYSIPRETPRTSSRENVNMDNVTSDNKSDEQHNQVGGKEIYPVDINLAAVKQINVKSKTLERSGVGLSSCISSGSEDQNIKNSGSLGKMSFFDKITPNFLRSSRPRPASLGMGKDFVDLKENKMHNAELEKSDKRRSYPLQPSSKLPRPPCVSVKITPKGATEEHRKEALKKLGLLKE; the protein is encoded by the exons ATGCCTAAAAAGGATTTGTGGTTAGGGACAGCTGACCCAGAACCCAGAGCAATTGTTCACAGCGCAGGCAGTTGTGACAGTATGATCAGTAATGACTCCAGCTTGTCCGAAAag AGTGACAGTGGCTATGACTATCTATCAGTGGCGGAGAAAGAATGTCTTATGTTCCTTGAAGAAACACTAGATTCTCTGGATACTGAAGGAGACAGCGGAGTTTCTACTGATGAGGCAGAGACAGCTGAGTCTTCTAAGCATCCACGGACGTGGCCTATGAGAGATGTTCCTAAAG AGCTGGATCATGAAAATCTAGGAAAGCGCAACAAAATTGAACCAAAGAGCAAAAAATGTCTTTCTGGCTCTGTACCTGTTGTCACCCCAAATCCAGGGCATCATGTCTTTCCAAGGAACATCAGTGTAAAAAGTGCCCCCAAGGTTTCCCTTGCTGAAGCAACAGGGCCTAATGTTGCTGATTCTCTGAAATGCCAGACTTCATGGGGGTCTCTTAAGCACGAGCCAGCGGACATATCAAATGACAAGCCTAAAATGAGCACCCAGTTAAGGCCATCTAACTTGGAATCTATAGTCATCCCACCCCCTGAACCTTTCCAGGACCAGCGGAGGAGTCATCCTAGAATGGGGCAAGAGCTAAGTGGGACATCTCACTATGAAAGTAGGAGGAATGTTGATGTAGTGGAGGGATATGAAGCTGCAGCTACCCAAGCAGAACTTTCACTAGATAAGATGGGGGTAGCAATTGGGAAAGAAGCCATTCTGAAACCTCTCTCACCTAAAAGTAGCAAGAAAATTTCTGAACAAATTACTGTTGCTCCAGAAAATTATCAAAAACCTACACTGGAAGAACCTGCCCTAGATCCCAACTTCAAGCAAGGTCCTCCCACTGCCCCCAAACCCAGGAAACTGCCACCCAATATTATCCTTAAAACCAGCAAAGGTAATGCTGTGTCACTCAATGTGGATCCCAGTCACAAGATAAAGGTTCTGGCTCCATCAAACGGCAGGCCCAGAGCTGCAACTGGTGATTTTTCCATGGAAAAAGTTCATTCAATCCAAAATGAACAGGGGAGAGCCAGGAGGGAAGCTCTTAAGAAACTGGGTCTCCCTCTAGACCAAGAAAAAGATCCTGATGATCATGTGATCAAAACCACATCTTACTCAATTCCAAGAGAAACTCCCAGGACAAGCAGCAGGGAGAATGTAAATATGGATAATGTCACCTCTGATAACAAATCTGATGAACAGCATAACCAGGTTGGTGGGAAAGAAATCTACCCAGTGGATATCAACCTTGCAGCTGTCAAACAGATCAATGTCAAATCCAAAACCCTGGAGCGTTCAGGTGTCGGTTTGAGCAGTTGCATCTCTTCTGGGAGCGAGGACCAGAATATTAAGAACAGTGGTTCACTTGGCAAAATGTCGTTTTTTGACAAGATCACTCCAAACTTTCTTCGGAGTAGCCGGCCACGCCCAGCTTCCCTTGGCATGGGGAAAGACTTTGTTGAtctgaaggaaaacaaaatgcataatgCTGAGTTGGAGAAAAGTGACAAACGAAGATCTTATCCACTTCAGCCCTCCTCTAAGCTGCCCAGGCCACCGTGTGTCAGTGTAAAGATCACCCCTAAGGGGGCCACAGAGGAGCATAGAAAGGAGGCTTTGAAAAAACTTGGTCTATTGAAGGAGTAA